A genome region from Ctenopharyngodon idella isolate HZGC_01 chromosome 5, HZGC01, whole genome shotgun sequence includes the following:
- the radx gene encoding RPA-related protein RADX isoform X3: MAGAADHRDSGSGSALQAVFEQLRSAYTLSLTLTSPLCLAVIALDRYLSLQHSSGESYSYDLTITDGQWRMKCQLADSLTRWVRTGSLRCGAGVLVSQLSLVHDETRLSHSYLRIDGIHSVVELPERFLSIKDVEEIPQWCQDYVTRSDGPLQLSRKYYLPLWINDDPYGSVWIPNNPPPDVVIDVSRITLLADLDAFFHSSRRPLPLLVRILHRSRIRYYGKPGQNIDFPFQVYCEVADQSGVMSMVVWNDLCPEWFNRLTVGSVLYLQQYSLKHSYQKRSRPQIRTLSLMTFHSIEICLNPRSPASVVTVIPPKSVQPQWGLPDVPYNFATRSEVDSMNSNQACDVIGLVTYVGRVERIRSKEKTGPEKFWAYRWVHAVDGTNDSPFILEIFSSSQPEIFNNICPMTYLVCTQMRVCETGCSVYLTSSTETQLFITGCHKKQPYVNEPKVKAFIQWTKTLKDSVMLRRTAVGGHYCYPPAPPTFTPTTNTNMTNELSITAIAELKGELESLQYRERRRVAVQGYVAAVQYHTWPPQPEPPHSEQQQESVSVQGVSDTGAAIPPSTKDAMTLSQREMDSTSPDSDITVSPKRRRVQTGSRLHRQYFTRSKMQSNSAGIQVAFTSLEEEEEEQWDEGDLELEESEGEDEHTSVRKSAVGKGAASSEHH; encoded by the exons ATGGCAGGTGCAGCGGATCACCGTGACAGCGGGTCCGGTTCTGCTCTTCAGGCTGTGTTTGAGCAGCTGCGGTCCGCGTACACTCTCTCCCTGACCCTCACCAGCCCGCTGTGTCTGGCTGTCATCGCTCTGGACCGGTACTTGAGCTTACAACATTCTTCCGGTGAGAGCTACAGCTACGACCTGACGATCACGGACGGCCAATGGCGGATGAAGTGTCAGCTGGCGGACAGTCTGACTCGGTGGGTCCGGACGGGCTCGCTGCGCTGCGGTGCCGGGGTCCTGGTGTCCCAGCTGTCATTGGTTCACGATGAGACGAGACTGAGTCACAGTTACTTGAGGATAGACGGCATTCACAGCGTCGTGGAGCttcctgagagatttctgtccattAAAGACGTAGAGGAAATCCCGCAGTGGTGCCAGGACTATGTGACCCGATCCGATGGACCCCTGCAGCTGagcagaaaatattatttaccaCTGTGGATAAACGATGATCCTTATGGGAGCGTATGGATCCCGAACAACCCACCTCCAGACGTGGTTATTGATG TCTCTAGAATCACTCTTCTGGCGGATCTGGACGCATTCTTTCACAGCTCCAGACGGCCTCTCCCACTACTGGTCCGAATTCTGCATAGGTCCAGGATCCGGTACTATGGAAAACCAGGACAAAACATTGACTTCCCATTTCAG gTGTACTGTGAGGTGGCTGATCAGAGTGGCGTCATGTCTATGGTTGTATGGAATGATCTTTGTCCTGAGTGGTTTAACCGACTGACAGTTGGCTCGGTTCTATATCTGCAGCAGTACTCGTTGAAACACAGTTATCAGAAGCGCTCTAGACCACAGATCCGCACACTCTCTCTTATGACTTTCCACTCCATTG AGATCTGCTTAAATCCTCGAAGTCCTGCATCTGTAGTGACGGTAATTCCACCAAAAAGTGTTCAGCCTCAGTGGGGTCTGCCTGATGTCCCATACAACTTTGCCACAAG GTCAGAGGTGGACTCGATGAACAGTAACCAAGCCTGTGATGTCATTGGTCTAGTGACTTATGTGGGCAGGGTTGAGCGAATCAGGAGCAAGGAAAAGACAG gaccTGAAAAGTTTTGGGCGTATCGCTGGGTACATGCAGTGGATGGGACAAATGACTCTCCCTTTATCCTGGAGATCTTCTCCTCATCCCAGCCAGAGATCTTCAACAACATCTGCCCTA TGACGTATCTGGTGTGCACTCAGATGAGAGTGTGTGAGACAGGCTGTTCGGTGTATCTGACCAGTAGCACAGAAACACAGCTCTTCATCACAg GCTGCCATAAAAAGCAGCCCTATGTCAATGAGCCAAAGGTTAAAGCGTTCATCCAGTGGACCAAGACACTAAAGGACAGTGTCATGCTGCGGAGGACTGCAGTTGGAGGACACTACTGCTACCCTCCTGCCCCACCCACCTTCACACCAACCACCAATACCAACATGACCA ATGAGTTATCAATTACAGCCATTGCTGAGCTGAAGGGGGAGCTGGAGAGTCTGCAGTACAGGGAGCGCAGGAGAGTGGCTGTACAGGGTTATGTAGCTGCTGTGCAGTACCACACCTGGCCACCACAGCCTGAACCTCCACATAGTGAACAACAG CAGGAGAGCGTCTCAGTACAAGGGGTCAGTGACACTGGAGCTGCCATTCCTCCCTCCACAAAGGATGCGATGACTCTGTCACAGAGAGAAATGGATTCAACCTCGCCTGATTCGGACATTACAGTCTCACCCAAACGCAGGAGAGTGCAGACAGGCTCTAG ATTGCATCGTCAGTATTTCACCAGATCCAAAATGCAGTCCAACAG CGCAGGTATCCAGGTGGCCTTTACCTCTCTtgaagaggaggaagaagaacAATGGGACGAAGGGGATTTGGAGTTAGAGGAATCTGAGGGTGAAGACGAACACACATCAGTTAGGAAGTCAGCTGTAGGAAAAGGTGCTGCATCCTCTGAACATCACTGA
- the radx gene encoding RPA-related protein RADX isoform X1, translating into MAGAADHRDSGSGSALQAVFEQLRSAYTLSLTLTSPLCLAVIALDRYLSLQHSSGESYSYDLTITDGQWRMKCQLADSLTRWVRTGSLRCGAGVLVSQLSLVHDETRLSHSYLRIDGIHSVVELPERFLSIKDVEEIPQWCQDYVTRSDGPLQLSRKYYLPLWINDDPYGSVWIPNNPPPDVVIDVSRITLLADLDAFFHSSRRPLPLLVRILHRSRIRYYGKPGQNIDFPFQVYCEVADQSGVMSMVVWNDLCPEWFNRLTVGSVLYLQQYSLKHSYQKRSRPQIRTLSLMTFHSIEICLNPRSPASVVTVIPPKSVQPQWGLPDVPYNFATRSEVDSMNSNQACDVIGLVTYVGRVERIRSKEKTGPEKFWAYRWVHAVDGTNDSPFILEIFSSSQPEIFNNICPMTYLVCTQMRVCETGCSVYLTSSTETQLFITGCHKKQPYVNEPKVKAFIQWTKTLKDSVMLRRTAVGGHYCYPPAPPTFTPTTNTNMTNELSITAIAELKGELESLQYRERRRVAVQGYVAAVQYHTWPPQPEPPHSEQQQESVSVQGVSDTGAAIPPSTKDAMTLSQREMDSTSPDSDITVSPKRRRVQTGSRLHRQYFTRSKMQSNSAGIQVAFTSLEEEEEEQWDEGDLELEESEGEDEHTSVRKSAVGKETDQTSQVPGVQQAASHPSALWESKVWPLVKQEVADHFCCGRLDQESIPEKFHFDDREVLLHDLNLSPARWNPDLTSQTHTHTPVACTGYFMLTILGLNQTAAVDVLFVPVVSSDDPRAAGVPQTQHDNSLLSCISSGRLYVQPDGSCPTPGSLMSSAPQLESERVVCIVDLCLLGEHRVEMICSKLYSTADVCQPSSTQ; encoded by the exons ATGGCAGGTGCAGCGGATCACCGTGACAGCGGGTCCGGTTCTGCTCTTCAGGCTGTGTTTGAGCAGCTGCGGTCCGCGTACACTCTCTCCCTGACCCTCACCAGCCCGCTGTGTCTGGCTGTCATCGCTCTGGACCGGTACTTGAGCTTACAACATTCTTCCGGTGAGAGCTACAGCTACGACCTGACGATCACGGACGGCCAATGGCGGATGAAGTGTCAGCTGGCGGACAGTCTGACTCGGTGGGTCCGGACGGGCTCGCTGCGCTGCGGTGCCGGGGTCCTGGTGTCCCAGCTGTCATTGGTTCACGATGAGACGAGACTGAGTCACAGTTACTTGAGGATAGACGGCATTCACAGCGTCGTGGAGCttcctgagagatttctgtccattAAAGACGTAGAGGAAATCCCGCAGTGGTGCCAGGACTATGTGACCCGATCCGATGGACCCCTGCAGCTGagcagaaaatattatttaccaCTGTGGATAAACGATGATCCTTATGGGAGCGTATGGATCCCGAACAACCCACCTCCAGACGTGGTTATTGATG TCTCTAGAATCACTCTTCTGGCGGATCTGGACGCATTCTTTCACAGCTCCAGACGGCCTCTCCCACTACTGGTCCGAATTCTGCATAGGTCCAGGATCCGGTACTATGGAAAACCAGGACAAAACATTGACTTCCCATTTCAG gTGTACTGTGAGGTGGCTGATCAGAGTGGCGTCATGTCTATGGTTGTATGGAATGATCTTTGTCCTGAGTGGTTTAACCGACTGACAGTTGGCTCGGTTCTATATCTGCAGCAGTACTCGTTGAAACACAGTTATCAGAAGCGCTCTAGACCACAGATCCGCACACTCTCTCTTATGACTTTCCACTCCATTG AGATCTGCTTAAATCCTCGAAGTCCTGCATCTGTAGTGACGGTAATTCCACCAAAAAGTGTTCAGCCTCAGTGGGGTCTGCCTGATGTCCCATACAACTTTGCCACAAG GTCAGAGGTGGACTCGATGAACAGTAACCAAGCCTGTGATGTCATTGGTCTAGTGACTTATGTGGGCAGGGTTGAGCGAATCAGGAGCAAGGAAAAGACAG gaccTGAAAAGTTTTGGGCGTATCGCTGGGTACATGCAGTGGATGGGACAAATGACTCTCCCTTTATCCTGGAGATCTTCTCCTCATCCCAGCCAGAGATCTTCAACAACATCTGCCCTA TGACGTATCTGGTGTGCACTCAGATGAGAGTGTGTGAGACAGGCTGTTCGGTGTATCTGACCAGTAGCACAGAAACACAGCTCTTCATCACAg GCTGCCATAAAAAGCAGCCCTATGTCAATGAGCCAAAGGTTAAAGCGTTCATCCAGTGGACCAAGACACTAAAGGACAGTGTCATGCTGCGGAGGACTGCAGTTGGAGGACACTACTGCTACCCTCCTGCCCCACCCACCTTCACACCAACCACCAATACCAACATGACCA ATGAGTTATCAATTACAGCCATTGCTGAGCTGAAGGGGGAGCTGGAGAGTCTGCAGTACAGGGAGCGCAGGAGAGTGGCTGTACAGGGTTATGTAGCTGCTGTGCAGTACCACACCTGGCCACCACAGCCTGAACCTCCACATAGTGAACAACAG CAGGAGAGCGTCTCAGTACAAGGGGTCAGTGACACTGGAGCTGCCATTCCTCCCTCCACAAAGGATGCGATGACTCTGTCACAGAGAGAAATGGATTCAACCTCGCCTGATTCGGACATTACAGTCTCACCCAAACGCAGGAGAGTGCAGACAGGCTCTAG ATTGCATCGTCAGTATTTCACCAGATCCAAAATGCAGTCCAACAG CGCAGGTATCCAGGTGGCCTTTACCTCTCTtgaagaggaggaagaagaacAATGGGACGAAGGGGATTTGGAGTTAGAGGAATCTGAGGGTGAAGACGAACACACATCAGTTAGGAAGTCAGCTGTAGGAAAAG AGACTGACCAGACATCGCAAGTCCCAGGTGTACAGCAAGCTGCTAGCCACCCCTCTGCATTATGGGAGAGCAAAGTCTGGCCATTAGTGAAACAGGAAGTGGCAGATCACTTTTGCTGTGGCAGACTCGATCAAGAAAGCATTCCTGAAAAATTCCACTTTGATGACAGAGAAGTTCTACTACATGACCTGAACCTGAGCCCAGCAAGATGGAACCCCGATCTGACCTCACagacgcacacgcacacacctgTGGCCTGCACCGGCTACTTCATGCTCACGATTCTGG GGCTGAATCAAACGGCTGCGGTAGATGTTCTGTTTGTGCCCGTTGTCTCATCTGATGACCCCAGAGCTGCTGGAGTGCCACAAACTCAGCATGACAACTCACTGCTGTCCTGCATTTCATCAGGACGTCTGTATGTTCAGCCAGACGGCAGCTGCCCTACACCAG GATCGTTGATGAGTTCTGCCCCTCAGCTGGAGTCGGAACGTGTGGTCTGTATTGTTGATCTGTGTCTGCTTGGAGAACACAGGGTAGAAATGATCTGCTCTAAACTCTACAGCACAGCAGACGTCTGCCAGCCCAGCAGCACTCAATGA
- the radx gene encoding RPA-related protein RADX isoform X2 translates to MAGAADHRDSGSGSALQAVFEQLRSAYTLSLTLTSPLCLAVIALDRYLSLQHSSGESYSYDLTITDGQWRMKCQLADSLTRWVRTGSLRCGAGVLVSQLSLVHDETRLSHSYLRIDGIHSVVELPERFLSIKDVEEIPQWCQDYVTRSDGPLQLSRKYYLPLWINDDPYGSVWIPNNPPPDVVIDVSRITLLADLDAFFHSSRRPLPLLVRILHRSRIRYYGKPGQNIDFPFQVYCEVADQSGVMSMVVWNDLCPEWFNRLTVGSVLYLQQYSLKHSYQKRSRPQIRTLSLMTFHSIEICLNPRSPASVVTVIPPKSVQPQWGLPDVPYNFATRSEVDSMNSNQACDVIGLVTYVGRVERIRSKEKTGPEKFWAYRWVHAVDGTNDSPFILEIFSSSQPEIFNNICPMTYLVCTQMRVCETGCSVYLTSSTETQLFITGCHKKQPYVNEPKVKAFIQWTKTLKDSVMLRRTAVGGHYCYPPAPPTFTPTTNTNMTNELSITAIAELKGELESLQYRERRRVAVQGYVAAVQYHTWPPQPEPPHSEQQESVSVQGVSDTGAAIPPSTKDAMTLSQREMDSTSPDSDITVSPKRRRVQTGSRLHRQYFTRSKMQSNSAGIQVAFTSLEEEEEEQWDEGDLELEESEGEDEHTSVRKSAVGKETDQTSQVPGVQQAASHPSALWESKVWPLVKQEVADHFCCGRLDQESIPEKFHFDDREVLLHDLNLSPARWNPDLTSQTHTHTPVACTGYFMLTILGLNQTAAVDVLFVPVVSSDDPRAAGVPQTQHDNSLLSCISSGRLYVQPDGSCPTPGSLMSSAPQLESERVVCIVDLCLLGEHRVEMICSKLYSTADVCQPSSTQ, encoded by the exons ATGGCAGGTGCAGCGGATCACCGTGACAGCGGGTCCGGTTCTGCTCTTCAGGCTGTGTTTGAGCAGCTGCGGTCCGCGTACACTCTCTCCCTGACCCTCACCAGCCCGCTGTGTCTGGCTGTCATCGCTCTGGACCGGTACTTGAGCTTACAACATTCTTCCGGTGAGAGCTACAGCTACGACCTGACGATCACGGACGGCCAATGGCGGATGAAGTGTCAGCTGGCGGACAGTCTGACTCGGTGGGTCCGGACGGGCTCGCTGCGCTGCGGTGCCGGGGTCCTGGTGTCCCAGCTGTCATTGGTTCACGATGAGACGAGACTGAGTCACAGTTACTTGAGGATAGACGGCATTCACAGCGTCGTGGAGCttcctgagagatttctgtccattAAAGACGTAGAGGAAATCCCGCAGTGGTGCCAGGACTATGTGACCCGATCCGATGGACCCCTGCAGCTGagcagaaaatattatttaccaCTGTGGATAAACGATGATCCTTATGGGAGCGTATGGATCCCGAACAACCCACCTCCAGACGTGGTTATTGATG TCTCTAGAATCACTCTTCTGGCGGATCTGGACGCATTCTTTCACAGCTCCAGACGGCCTCTCCCACTACTGGTCCGAATTCTGCATAGGTCCAGGATCCGGTACTATGGAAAACCAGGACAAAACATTGACTTCCCATTTCAG gTGTACTGTGAGGTGGCTGATCAGAGTGGCGTCATGTCTATGGTTGTATGGAATGATCTTTGTCCTGAGTGGTTTAACCGACTGACAGTTGGCTCGGTTCTATATCTGCAGCAGTACTCGTTGAAACACAGTTATCAGAAGCGCTCTAGACCACAGATCCGCACACTCTCTCTTATGACTTTCCACTCCATTG AGATCTGCTTAAATCCTCGAAGTCCTGCATCTGTAGTGACGGTAATTCCACCAAAAAGTGTTCAGCCTCAGTGGGGTCTGCCTGATGTCCCATACAACTTTGCCACAAG GTCAGAGGTGGACTCGATGAACAGTAACCAAGCCTGTGATGTCATTGGTCTAGTGACTTATGTGGGCAGGGTTGAGCGAATCAGGAGCAAGGAAAAGACAG gaccTGAAAAGTTTTGGGCGTATCGCTGGGTACATGCAGTGGATGGGACAAATGACTCTCCCTTTATCCTGGAGATCTTCTCCTCATCCCAGCCAGAGATCTTCAACAACATCTGCCCTA TGACGTATCTGGTGTGCACTCAGATGAGAGTGTGTGAGACAGGCTGTTCGGTGTATCTGACCAGTAGCACAGAAACACAGCTCTTCATCACAg GCTGCCATAAAAAGCAGCCCTATGTCAATGAGCCAAAGGTTAAAGCGTTCATCCAGTGGACCAAGACACTAAAGGACAGTGTCATGCTGCGGAGGACTGCAGTTGGAGGACACTACTGCTACCCTCCTGCCCCACCCACCTTCACACCAACCACCAATACCAACATGACCA ATGAGTTATCAATTACAGCCATTGCTGAGCTGAAGGGGGAGCTGGAGAGTCTGCAGTACAGGGAGCGCAGGAGAGTGGCTGTACAGGGTTATGTAGCTGCTGTGCAGTACCACACCTGGCCACCACAGCCTGAACCTCCACATAGTGAACAACAG GAGAGCGTCTCAGTACAAGGGGTCAGTGACACTGGAGCTGCCATTCCTCCCTCCACAAAGGATGCGATGACTCTGTCACAGAGAGAAATGGATTCAACCTCGCCTGATTCGGACATTACAGTCTCACCCAAACGCAGGAGAGTGCAGACAGGCTCTAG ATTGCATCGTCAGTATTTCACCAGATCCAAAATGCAGTCCAACAG CGCAGGTATCCAGGTGGCCTTTACCTCTCTtgaagaggaggaagaagaacAATGGGACGAAGGGGATTTGGAGTTAGAGGAATCTGAGGGTGAAGACGAACACACATCAGTTAGGAAGTCAGCTGTAGGAAAAG AGACTGACCAGACATCGCAAGTCCCAGGTGTACAGCAAGCTGCTAGCCACCCCTCTGCATTATGGGAGAGCAAAGTCTGGCCATTAGTGAAACAGGAAGTGGCAGATCACTTTTGCTGTGGCAGACTCGATCAAGAAAGCATTCCTGAAAAATTCCACTTTGATGACAGAGAAGTTCTACTACATGACCTGAACCTGAGCCCAGCAAGATGGAACCCCGATCTGACCTCACagacgcacacgcacacacctgTGGCCTGCACCGGCTACTTCATGCTCACGATTCTGG GGCTGAATCAAACGGCTGCGGTAGATGTTCTGTTTGTGCCCGTTGTCTCATCTGATGACCCCAGAGCTGCTGGAGTGCCACAAACTCAGCATGACAACTCACTGCTGTCCTGCATTTCATCAGGACGTCTGTATGTTCAGCCAGACGGCAGCTGCCCTACACCAG GATCGTTGATGAGTTCTGCCCCTCAGCTGGAGTCGGAACGTGTGGTCTGTATTGTTGATCTGTGTCTGCTTGGAGAACACAGGGTAGAAATGATCTGCTCTAAACTCTACAGCACAGCAGACGTCTGCCAGCCCAGCAGCACTCAATGA
- the apool gene encoding MICOS complex subunit MIC27, whose protein sequence is MAAKILKYAVLPAAVVGLGSLRIYSMNEKKNEELISPRELSIYSPDAPAVQFVEEQPGVVQTGLGTVRVGLQSYVRAVQSAFTSVKVGVISVYQAGQDTYHFLRDPPPGFLPRVGVIGVSGLGGLILARKGSRLKRIVVPLGLATAGTAVCYPTQTVAVLKITGKKVYTVSSSVASMLKSKPKEDVIMPAVSVESAATVTSPDTESPVKALSELSPEFEPAPAVSDEEVTPISKAESVELSSLADIVSKDAVEPPSIVDLTTGIASPLSEPESPPALKTAPVTETSPEPVDGTVRDAESTPESTLEPVAETVKESTPEPPLPEPVVKTALEAPAADCIVDTASEPTLSAETDVTSLAESDPEIVPESAPASPELEDPVPTVVIEEATPSTTSTIEETTPPEPILPEEATPTTVDDEPASVSPPLAEEAIPLTPPPAEEAPLSSEPPVVEPATVKSRFVPDPSLLDHGQSNPEDADMYSTRS, encoded by the exons ATGGCGGCCAAG ATTCTGAAGTATGCAGTGCTTCCTGCTGCTGTGGTGGGTTTGGGCTCACTCAGAATTTATTccatgaatgagaaaaaaaacgaGGAGCTAATATCTCCAAGAGAG TTATCTATCTACTCCCCAGATGCTCCTGCTGTGCAGTTTGTGGAAGAGCAGCCTGGAGTAGTGCAGACAGGGCTGGGGACCGTGAGGGTGGGCCTGCAGTCGTATGTCAGAGCTGTGCAG AGCGCCTTCACTTCAGTCAAAGTAGGAGTGATATCTGTTTACCAGGCCGGGCAAG ACACGTATCACTTCCTTCGAGATCCACCCCCTGGCTTCCTGCCTAGAGTGGGTGTCATCGGTGTGTCCGGTTTGGGTGGCCTGATTCTGGCACGCAAGG GCTCTCGTTTAAAGAGGATTGTCGTGCCTCTTGGACTGGCTACTGCTGGTACTGCAGTATGTTACCCCACGCAGACTGTAGCAGTCCTGAAG ATCACAGGTAAAAAGGTGTATACTGTCAGTTCATCTGTTGCTTCAATGTTGAAATCCAAACCAAAGGAAGATGTCATCATGCCTGCTGTTAGTGTGGAG tctGCTGCTACAGTAACGAGCCCAGATACAGAATCACCCGTTAAGGCACTTTCTGAACTCTCACCCGAGTTTGAGCCGGCCCCTGCTGTTTCAGATGAGGAAGTTACACCAATATCCAAAGCTGAATCAGTGGAGTTATCCTCACTAGCTGATATTGTATCAAAAGATGCTGTAGAACCTCCTTCTATTGTTGATTTAACAACTGGAATTGCTTCCCCACTCTCTGAACCTGAATCTCCCCCTGCTCTTAAGACTGCCCCAGTTACAGAAACTTCCCCTGAACCTGTTGATGGTACAGTCCGAGATGCAGAATCCACCCCTGAATCTACCCTGGAGCCTGTTGCTGAAACTGTCAAAGAAAGCACCCCTGAGCCCCCTCTTCCAGAGCCTGTGGTCAAAACTGCCCTAGAAGCACCAGCTGCTGACTGTATTGTAGACACTGCTTCTGAGCCAACACTTTCCGCTGAAACAGATGTTACTTCTCTTGCGGAGTCTGATCCTGAAATTGTCCCAGAATCTGCCCCTGCTAGTCCAGAACTTGAAGACCCTGTACCTACAGTTGTTATAGAAGAGGCTACGCCCTCAACTACATCTACAATAGAGGAAACCACACCCCCTGAACCCATCCTTCCTGAAGAAGCCACCCCAACCACAGTAGATGACGAACCTGCTTCTGTTTCCCCGCCCCTGGCTGAAGAAGCTATTCCTCTGACTCCTCCCCCAGCTGAAGAGGCCCCGCTTTCATCTGAACCTCCTGTAGTTGAGCCAGCCACAG TGAAGTCACGTTTTGTTCCTGACCCTTCTCTGCTTGATCATGGCCAGTCTAATCCAGAGGACGCAGACATGTACAGCACACGGAGCTGA